Within the Planctomycetota bacterium genome, the region CCGCAGCAGCCGAAAGTACGCCCGATAACTTTTTCAAACGCCCGTTTGCGACGAGGCAGTCTTCGCGAACAGCTTGGCGACCTCGACCGTGAACTTCGGCAGCACCGGTCCGCCGACGAGCGTGTCCCCGTCGCGGTAGACGTGTGCGGTGCCGTCGGGCTGCTCGGTGCGGACGGTGCGGGCTTCCGGATTGATTATCCAGACCAATTGAACGCCCGCCCGAAAATACTCGCCAACCTTCCGCTCCAGCTCAAAGACGTTGTCGTGTGGTGACGCGACCTCGATCGCCAGAGCTGGAGCGACAGACGCGTCACCTTTTGCTGGAATTCCGTCGGGGTACTGCGCCTTGTACCAGTAGGCCACGTCCGGCCGTCGCCTTGTGTCCGGCATCCAGTCGAAGCAGACAACAAACGGCTCGGTCACAACGTGCCCCTCTACTTGCTTCTCGTGCAGGTGCAGCCGAAGCCAGAAGGCGATCTCAAATCCGATCGTCTGCGACTCCAGGCTCATGTGTTTCTCCACCTTCACCCCATCCACGACTTCAAAGAGCGGCCCCGTGCCGTCGTCCTCGACGGCCGGTACCACGACGCCCGAAGGTGCAAGAGCCGCTGACATAGCCAAAGTCTACGCGATCGGTTGTCCCTACGCCTGCGGTTCAGTCATGCGTCGTGGGTCGAGCGCCTCATCGAGTTGGGCATCAGTGACGCCCTCGTACGACTTCTCGGCCATGATCTTGCGGATCGTCTTGCCCTCGGCGTGGGCTTGCTTGGCGACCTTGGCGGCCTCGTCGTAGCCGATGAGCGGGTTGAGGGCCGTCACGAGCATCAAGCTCTCGTCGATGAGCTGCTTGCACCGTTTCTCGTCCACCTCAAGGCCCACCAGCAGCTTGTCGACGAAGACGTCGCAGACGTTGCTGAGCAGCTCGACGCTCTCGAGAAAAGCGTCGATCATGACCGGCATCGCGACGTTGAGCTCGAAGATCGACCCGACGCCGCCGAGGCCGGCGGTGGTGACGGTGGCGTCATTACCGATGACGCGGCAGACGACCTGCATGACGCTCTCGCAGATCACGGGGTTGACCTTGCCGGGCATGATCGAGCTGCCGGGCTGGATGGCCGGGAGGATGAGTTCGCCGATGCCGCAGCGAGGTCCGGAGCCGAGGTGGCGGATGTCGTTGGCGATCTTGGAGAGGGAGACGGCGATCGTCTTGAGGTGGCCGTGTGCATCAATGAAGGCGTCTTTGCTCGCTTGCGCTTCGACGTGATTCTTTGCTTCCTCGTACACGCCAAACAACTCGGCTTCGCCTGGAATGGCATGATTGCTCAGATGCTCACAGACGCGTCGAGCGAAATCTGGATGAGTGTTGATCCCGGTACCAACAGCAGTCCCGCCGATCGGCATGTTTGACAGAAGCGCATCCTCGGCGGCCAGCTCCAAGTCGAATGCTCGTTGCATCTGAGCTGCGAAGCCGTCCAAGACTTGGCTGAACCGAATCGGAGTCGCGTCCATCAAATGCGTTCTCCCGATCTTCACGACGTTTTCGTAGCTTCGAGCCTTCTGCTCGAGCGTCCGCTTCAGCCAGTCAACGCTTTCACGCAGCTTCCAAAGTTCAGCAGTCGCCGCGATATGCATCGCGGTCGGGAACGTGTCGTTGCTCGACTGCCCCATGTTGACGTGGTCGTTGGGGTGGACGCGGGGCTTGTGTTCGGACCCCTGCGAGCCCTGAGCGTCAGCGAGGGGTTCTGAGCGATCACCCGAACCCGCTCGCTCGCGCTCGGGGCTCGTTCCAGACAGCTTCTGGTTGGCGAGGTTGGCGATGACCTCGTTGGCGTTCATGTTCGTCGACGTGCCGCTGCCAGTCTGGTAGACGTCGACCGGGAAGTGTGCGTCGTGCTTGCCCTCCGCGACTTGCGTCGCGGCGTCGATGATGGCATCTGCGATCTCCGGATCGAGCTTGCCGAGGTCTTTGTTGGCCTGGGCACACGCCGCCTTGAGGTGGCCAAACGCGTGAATCACCGCCGGCCGCATCGGCCGATGGGCGATCGGAAAGTTCTCCACCGCCCTCGCCGTCGACGCGCCGTACAGCGCATCGATCGGCACCTGCATCTCACCCATGGAA harbors:
- a CDS encoding Uma2 family endonuclease, producing the protein MSAALAPSGVVVPAVEDDGTGPLFEVVDGVKVEKHMSLESQTIGFEIAFWLRLHLHEKQVEGHVVTEPFVVCFDWMPDTRRRPDVAYWYKAQYPDGIPAKGDASVAPALAIEVASPHDNVFELERKVGEYFRAGVQLVWIINPEARTVRTEQPDGTAHVYRDGDTLVGGPVLPKFTVEVAKLFAKTASSQTGV
- a CDS encoding class II fumarate hydratase, whose amino-acid sequence is MSQETRTERDSMGEMQVPIDALYGASTARAVENFPIAHRPMRPAVIHAFGHLKAACAQANKDLGKLDPEIADAIIDAATQVAEGKHDAHFPVDVYQTGSGTSTNMNANEVIANLANQKLSGTSPERERAGSGDRSEPLADAQGSQGSEHKPRVHPNDHVNMGQSSNDTFPTAMHIAATAELWKLRESVDWLKRTLEQKARSYENVVKIGRTHLMDATPIRFSQVLDGFAAQMQRAFDLELAAEDALLSNMPIGGTAVGTGINTHPDFARRVCEHLSNHAIPGEAELFGVYEEAKNHVEAQASKDAFIDAHGHLKTIAVSLSKIANDIRHLGSGPRCGIGELILPAIQPGSSIMPGKVNPVICESVMQVVCRVIGNDATVTTAGLGGVGSIFELNVAMPVMIDAFLESVELLSNVCDVFVDKLLVGLEVDEKRCKQLIDESLMLVTALNPLIGYDEAAKVAKQAHAEGKTIRKIMAEKSYEGVTDAQLDEALDPRRMTEPQA